The Macrobrachium nipponense isolate FS-2020 chromosome 8, ASM1510439v2, whole genome shotgun sequence nucleotide sequence AAAGATCGTCGGAATTGCATTGATCACtatttaatctttaaaaatacGTTATACTTcatcttttttttgtaattgtccTTAATTTGTAATGGTAATTTTATTCACTTATCAGttatttgctttttaatctttttaccaTTGTTCActtgataaaattaaaatttcattgttACTGAACTACCTGAAGTGTACCAATACCGATTGTATCTCGTACCAGTTATGATATTTGAATTTATAAAGATTATTAATTAAGATCTCTTGCTATTTACAGGCgccagagagagaaagtaacTGGACTAGCTGTTCAGAACGATAAGAACTGATGACTCCGAGCAGAGCAAGAGAAAGCTCGTCTGAAGAGAGTACGAGCAAGAGAAAGCTCGTCGGAAGAGAGTACGAGCAAGAGAAAGCTCGTCGGAAGAGAGTACGAGCAAGAGAAAGCTCGTCGGAAGAGAGTACGAGCAAGAGAAAGCTCGTCGGAAGAGAGTACGAGCAAGAGAAAGCTCGTCGGAAGAGTACGAGCAAGAGAAAGCTCGTCGGAAGAGATCTACGAGCAAGAGAAAGCTCGTCGAAGAGAGAAGCTTCGGCGGAAGAGAGTACGAGCAAGAGAAAGCTCGTCGGAAGAGAGTACGAGCAAGAGAAAGCTCGTCGGAAGAGAGTAAGCTTGTCGGAAGAGAGTACGAGCAAGAGAAAGCTCGTCTAGTAAGAGTACGAGCAAGAGAAAGCTCGTCGGAAGAGTACGAGCAAGAGAAAGCTCGTCGGAAGAGTACGAGCAGGAGAAAGCTTGTCGGAAGAGAGTAAACTCGTCGGAAGGAGAGTACGAGTAAGAGAAAGCTCGTCGGAAGAGAGTACGAGCAAGAGAAAAGCTCGTCGGAAGAGTACGAGCAAGAGAAagctcgtcgagagagagagagagagagagagcaggagtaAGATCGTCGGAACACCATTTCGATAATTGAGTCGGTAATCCAGGgctgtacaaaaaataattctgGACGCATcgcattagatttttttttttactgtggtgAGACTACCTGCCTGCTGCTGCCCCGTCCGGTCCGGAAGTGGTTCCTAAATttcatgtttaattaaactaaaagATTTAAAAAGTTATGTAGACTTAAAGCTGCTGCTTAATAAAATATCGATGTCCTGAAGTGGTTTCCGTTTACCTTAATTATAATTAATCAGAAATTTATTCGGTTGTgggattttaaaatttattttaattacttgCGTTCTTCGTACCCGTATTATACGGTAAGTGGAACCCTTTAAGTTAGCACTTAAGCCTCACTAGAGTTGAGGGTGGACAGGAAGCCTACTTCCTTCATATTCCACTCGGATTCGTCACTACCGGTAAATTCAGTGCGTTTTGCAGGGGGAGCAGGTAATACGTACTCGAAAGCAGGGCCCCTTAGATTCTCTTCAGAGGTAAGGGGTCTGTTGGCTTTCCTGCACCTCTCAAGTCTATCGGATTCCTTACTACTGGCAAAATCAGCATCTGTCAGTCAGTTACTGTTGATCAGATACTGGCaattattcaccataaatcctaATATCTCCTCATTGCTCCATTTATAGGTTAATGAACAAAATACATAGACACGAAGCTGCAAACATATCAGGTCGATAAGAGTGAGAAAGGATGGCAAATGTAATGTGCACTGAATAGTAATTTAAGAAGCAGTTCATTAAAACTTCAGGTCTATCCGATCTTAGCAACACACTTGACATTGTGTACTGGAAGACAATTTAACGAGAGACTAACATAAACCACAACCTTCCTTACAGCAAAGGTAACTAACTACAAGTAGGCCAAGCAGGGACAAACTGAGTTACATAATAGGTTGAAGAATAGTTATCTGCAAATTAAATAGAGCTGTAGGTATGTACTTTAAGCCTCAATGTATATAGTGTCATATACAAGAACTTCCAAAATTAGGAACAACCACGGCACTCAAAATCCTTTTATCCTCTGCTGTTTCCAGTTCACGAAGTCACAGATCCTCTAGACAACTTGTAACAGAATAAAGGATCTGACTGTAGTTAATGAAGTCCTAATTTTACGTAACCACTGCTTctgttatatataatttcttttcagGCAGGCGACTAACTTCATTCTGAAAGAGGAATCCAAAAATTAGTCAATTTATGagataaatactaatatatataccatataaaattCATATCAACAGCTATCAATACATCAATTTTAAAAACTATAAACTATTAACTTTGGTAATTGTAAAATTGCATGCTAATTAATGTCACTTATAAAAAACCTGATTTAATATTAGTTCCCTTGAGATAAATGCTAGTTGTCCAGCAATGTATACAGTACTTTTCTCAGCAAATTTGACCGgtagaaaactgaaaaatatctATAATGAATCGAATTCTGCTGAAAGCCTCTCACgaacattaaatatttttaaaatgcccTTTGGTGAAAATATTAAGGTTAGGTTTTGTGCACTCGGATACAGCGGATACAGATAGGCGAACTGAACTCGTTCGAATGAAGATAACTGTTCGGATATCTCTACTTTACAACTATTTAATCTCTACATTACAACTAATTAAAGGTATggttaaaaggatttttttctttatagatatatgaaaaggatttctttttaatcTGAAGGTAGATTTTGTTACCGAACCTTATTTAGCCATCTAAAAAGGCTCCGTTATGTCGAGGtcaaagaggaaatgaaatgcTTCTGTAACCTTATATTTAGTTCTAATAACTCGGAAACCGCAAAATTCTCATTGTTCTTAAGAAATGACAGAGAGCTCTTCAAAGCAGATAATGTTATCTGTCTTAAGAAATAGAGTTCTTCAAAGCTGATAATGTTATCTGTTAAGATTTCAAATTTCGCCCATTTTATCATATGGCCTAATCATGTCAGTTTCGTTAGAAAAACAAAATGGTTTATGTTCAGTTTCAAAAGGGATGCTTTCTCATAATACATCTTGCAAATTTTAAATCATTATTCAGAAAACTGTTTTCAGCAAACTTCAGCAAATTTTTCAATTGAAATTTGGGTCAATCCAATGGAAAACTAATTTTAAGACGCCACTCAAGTACTGTAAacattaaaatgcaaaatatacaaaacaccaaCTTAAGACTTCTATATTTTATGAAACTAACTGTCACCACTGATGGCAACAACCCATTTCGTAGTTTAGATATAAATTAAAGTTAAATTAAATTGTCAGgagaaattttcatttgaactttTACTATTAAGTATTTCAGGGACAGGGAGTCACCGTTTTTCTCAAATACCttttaaactaattatttgatcgaaatggtactttgacacagtgtacaagacacctatCGCTATTTTTGGGTAATATAGTGCTTTGTTAAATGGTGTTAGTTAATGCGTTTACTCTTAAATTACAAGGTGTTGCCAAGCTTCGTCAGCCTATGCTTTCGAACGTGCTATGCCCCCATCCCGTCCATCCCTATCTCCCCATTCCCCTAATCATCCCACCCACATTCCAGGCGTCTCCGCACCCTTTTCctgtctattatattatatatactgagtAATACTGGATGTTATGAATATGTTGATTTTGTAGATTGTGttaatttgttgttgtattttcttAAGTTATGTAAATGGAAGTAGGCTAGGAAGCGTATGACCCTCACCCTATTCATTCCAAGGCCAGGGGAGACAAGGTCTACCCAATGGGTGGGAAACCCTTTCGGTGGCTCACCTGACTGTCCCGGTTTAGTAATTAAGTAAACATATCCGTTTTCTTTAAGATGCACTGGTGAACTAAGGTAGACTTGAGAATTCTTATCGAGTCTATATAGCACTGCATAGTGCACAATACCATGTGTGTGTTGAGTTGATGGCTGCAAATATAGGTATCGGGAAATTAGGTACGAAAAACGTGtactaattttccattttttttcccaaaagaCGAAGAACTACGAAATGAGCAGGCAAGGTTATGTAAAGGTAAACAATCAAAAGGCGTGACACTGACTACATCTCAGTTTTGTAGCATTCGTAAACGACTGTCCCATttctaataaatacaaataaaatcttaTTTCGGAATCTAATTCAAAAATAGTTATGTACTACATCTAGTGCTTCACCTCGCATTAATAGCAAGCGAGTCTCTCCTCATTCATTAAACTCGTCACGGGACAACCGAATTACATCCTTATTACTGGCGTTAGATCAGTAGAAAAGAAATTTTAGTGTGATATGAATACAGAAACCCAcacaaaatgatattatgatagcGGTAGCAGATTCCCGCAAATTATATCCAtgctctttgtttatttttcctttacccAATGACGCCTACATGAGGGATTTTTGAAGGAAGTGAGCAGACATCCTCTTTCTCTTGGCCTTGAGATTCAGCCTGCATGATGTCCCTACCATCACGAATTCTTAAATCCTTTAAGACTTTAAGACTACGAGCAGGTAAGATaaggtaaccaaaattaaatcacagtTTAATCTACAACTCGGTATACAATTAACGCTACTGTTAACAGAAACCGTTGGGGAAAATGTGCCATTATTATGGTCGTTACGTCAAACCTCGCTTACCTTTTCATCCTGAACTCTCGtcaattatctgctggtattgaaaaacaaaatggaaaatggtatttattacatattgtaGATTGCAGAGAGGTTTTGGGGAGAGAGGTGAGAAAAACAGCGATAACGAAAGAGGAGGAGAGCGAAGGGTGGGGGAATAGCGAACGTTAGATTCCGTAAATGAGTTCTGCTGACTATTGTGACTTCGCCTTTAAAGTCAAGAATAAACTCCTTAACAACACCATTTGACCAAAAATTAGCGGGAGGTGTCTTGTGCGCTGTGTCAAAGCACCAtctcgatcaaataattagtttgaaatatgtttgaaaaaataatgacttgcagtctctgaaatgcattaaatatttttcatgacTCATATAATAACATAAGTAATAACATAAGACCTATACAATCCAAGCAAATTTTTATCACATAGACCTATAGATTAAAATTCATAGTGAGCAAATAGCTACGCTTCCACAAATTACAGTAAACTACTCTAGTTCCTGGAAGCTTAAAATCTTAGATATCATTTCAAGACCACTATTTTCTAGTTTCAGAAACCTTCGGTAAATCAGTATCTAAATAAAATGTCCTTTTGAATACTTAGCTGTACAGTATTATGTAATATTTAGTTTTGTAATATCTTATGTACAGAATTATGCCCCAGCCTGAATACCATAAACCTTTAGTTAGTAACTGAATCGCATTTAAACAACTTCCATCAGTTAGGCGCATACAAACCAATCTTGCCAATCTTTGGAACTGTTGCCATGATTTAACCTTGGAAAATTCAACTGCTCTTGTTAATTTTCAGTTTCAAGGTTTAACTTCATTTGTTTCTGTTAGAAAACTTATTTACTCATTACCCATGTATTAAACAGTGCCTCAAAATTGAACTAGTTTCGGCGCTaattagaatttaattttttgtcagGTTCCGTCACTTTTTACCTTCAAGACTAAGGTTTCTGCGACTCGTGCAAACATTTAGTGTTCGGGTAACAAATAACATTCTcttaaaaacaaagattaaattAATCCACTGACTGCTTCAT carries:
- the LOC135222854 gene encoding cyclic nucleotide-gated cation channel beta-1-like: MTPSRARESSSEESTSKRKLVGREYEQEKARRKRVRARESSSEESTSKRKLVGREYEQEKARRKSTSKRKLVGRDLRARESSSKREASAEESTSKRKLVGREYEQEKARRKRVSLSEESTSKRKLV